One genomic region from Pempheris klunzingeri isolate RE-2024b chromosome 4, fPemKlu1.hap1, whole genome shotgun sequence encodes:
- the LOC139199841 gene encoding adenine phosphoribosyltransferase yields the protein MDVLAIPADRHKGWYLSLMAPNTKGPTFAWLDPSRLYCNSEALADCVKDLLSPFHNDTVDLVAGIDAMGFILGASVATTLGKGFLAIRKAGHLCVPTQNQNYTDYSGREKTMEVRLDVLKSGMRVLLVDQWIETGGTMKAAIQLVERLGATVVGVAVVAIENTEGGKWIKDNYKCSHCIPEELQAQIDQKYLDSFKSFNK from the exons ATGGACGTGTTGGCCATTCCTGCAGACAGGCATAAAGGATGGTACCTTTCTCTGATGGCACCCAACACAAAAGGACCAACGTTTGCCTGGCTGGACCCGTCCAGACTCTACTGCAACTCTGAG GCTCTTGCAGACTGTGTCAAAGACCTTCTCAGCCCATTCCACAATGACACCGTTGACCTGGTTGCTGGGATAGATGCAATGGGATTCATTCTGG gGGCGTCTGTTGCCACCACCCTCGGGAAAGGTTTTCTGGCTATCCGCAAAGCAGGACATCTGTGTGTCCCAACCCAAAACCAAAACTACACCGACTACTCAGGCAGAGAAAAGACCATGGAAGTAAGACTGGATGTGCTAAAATCAG GTATGAGGGTGCTGCTTGTGGACCAATGGATAGAGACTGGAGGCACTATGAAGGCTGCGATCCAGCTGGTGGAGAGGCTGGGAGCCACTGTTGTAG GCGTGGCAGTTGTGGCCATCGAGAACACTGAAGGAGGAAAGTGGATTAAAGACAATTACAAATGCTCTCACTGCATCCCTGAGGAGCTCCAGGCCCAAATTGACCAGAAGTACCTTGATTCCTTCAAAAGCTTCAACAAATGA
- the rab34a gene encoding ras-related protein Rab-34a isoform X2 produces MSVRVSAMSVLPPVRKDRIIAQLPQCFRKEAAFHTKEDFNNKVKTACQEQRTGTVGFKISKVIVVGDLAVGKTCLINRFCKDAFDKNYKATIGVDFEMERFEVLGVPFSLQLWDTAGQERFKCIASTYYRGAQVVIIAFDITDIASLGHVRQWLEDALKENDPTAVQLFLVGTKKDLSSPAQYSLIEQDALKLAQEISAEYWAVSSLTGENIKEFFFRVASLAFETNVLAELEKSGSRHIGDVVRIKSTTNNLYATSKKKQPNCCQ; encoded by the exons ATGTCTGTCCGAGTTTCAGCCATGAGTGTTCTTCCTCCCGTTCGGAAGGACCGTATCATCGCTCAGCTCCCTCAG TGTTTCAGGAAAGAGGCGGCTTTCCACACTAAGGAGGATTTCAACAACAAAGTGAAGACTGCCTGTCAGGAGCAGCGCACCGGCACTGTGGG ATTTAAAATCTCTAAGGTCATTGTGGTGGGTGACCTGGCTGTGGGGAAAACCTGTCTGATTAATAG attTTGCAAAGATGCTTTTGATAAGAACTACAAGGCGACGATCGGTGTTGACTTTGAGATGGAGCGGTTCGAGGTGCTGGGTGTTCCTTTTAGCCTGCAGCT CTGGGACACTGCAGGCCAGGAGAGGTTCAAGTGCATTGCTTCTACGTACTACAGAGGAGCCCAGG tTGTTATCATCGCATTTGACATAACCGACATCGCCTCTTTGGGCCATGTGAG gcAGTGGCTGGAAGACGCCCTGAAAGAGAACGACCCCACCGCTGTTCAGCTGTTCCTTGTTGGCACAAAGAAAGACCTGAGC TCTCCTGCTCAGTATTCCCTGATCGAACAAGATGCTCTCAAGCTGGCACAAGAGATCAGTGCAGAGTATTGGGCTGTGTCCTCACTGACAG GGGAAAACATTAAGGAGTTTTTCTTTCGAGTGGCATCGTTGGCATTCGAGACAAATGTTCTCGCAGAGCTGGAGAAAAGCGGATCGAGGCATATTGGGGACGTTGTCA GAATTAAAAGCACTACAAACAACCTGTATGCTACATCAAAGAAGAAACAGCCGAACTGCTGTCAGTAA
- the rab34a gene encoding ras-related protein Rab-34a isoform X1 translates to MSVRVSAMSVLPPVRKDRIIAQLPQCFRKEAAFHTKEDFNNKVKTACQEQRTGTVGRFKISKVIVVGDLAVGKTCLINRFCKDAFDKNYKATIGVDFEMERFEVLGVPFSLQLWDTAGQERFKCIASTYYRGAQVVIIAFDITDIASLGHVRQWLEDALKENDPTAVQLFLVGTKKDLSSPAQYSLIEQDALKLAQEISAEYWAVSSLTGENIKEFFFRVASLAFETNVLAELEKSGSRHIGDVVRIKSTTNNLYATSKKKQPNCCQ, encoded by the exons ATGTCTGTCCGAGTTTCAGCCATGAGTGTTCTTCCTCCCGTTCGGAAGGACCGTATCATCGCTCAGCTCCCTCAG TGTTTCAGGAAAGAGGCGGCTTTCCACACTAAGGAGGATTTCAACAACAAAGTGAAGACTGCCTGTCAGGAGCAGCGCACCGGCACTGTGGG CAGATTTAAAATCTCTAAGGTCATTGTGGTGGGTGACCTGGCTGTGGGGAAAACCTGTCTGATTAATAG attTTGCAAAGATGCTTTTGATAAGAACTACAAGGCGACGATCGGTGTTGACTTTGAGATGGAGCGGTTCGAGGTGCTGGGTGTTCCTTTTAGCCTGCAGCT CTGGGACACTGCAGGCCAGGAGAGGTTCAAGTGCATTGCTTCTACGTACTACAGAGGAGCCCAGG tTGTTATCATCGCATTTGACATAACCGACATCGCCTCTTTGGGCCATGTGAG gcAGTGGCTGGAAGACGCCCTGAAAGAGAACGACCCCACCGCTGTTCAGCTGTTCCTTGTTGGCACAAAGAAAGACCTGAGC TCTCCTGCTCAGTATTCCCTGATCGAACAAGATGCTCTCAAGCTGGCACAAGAGATCAGTGCAGAGTATTGGGCTGTGTCCTCACTGACAG GGGAAAACATTAAGGAGTTTTTCTTTCGAGTGGCATCGTTGGCATTCGAGACAAATGTTCTCGCAGAGCTGGAGAAAAGCGGATCGAGGCATATTGGGGACGTTGTCA GAATTAAAAGCACTACAAACAACCTGTATGCTACATCAAAGAAGAAACAGCCGAACTGCTGTCAGTAA